The Sebaldella sp. S0638 genome includes a window with the following:
- a CDS encoding ArdC family protein has protein sequence MGKARERVFEERKELVDTIIRDLENGEKTFWQKGWLTAKPINPTNGVSYRGINLIKLYMAAERMGFKDNRWLTYKQAESKKWKVRKGAKSTKLEFWKWDITKKIKDENGKEKEIIEELKSPIVSYFNVFNAEQIENIPENTSSNEIFRNNVLAEKLINNSEAKINYAFTDNAYYTRYEDKIVMPNREYFKTEDDFYSVIFHEMAHSTGHESRLNREKHKRQFDKKYAKEELIAEITSMFLQLELGIEINNNKNHFENHKAYIKHYIELLKETPSILFSIIREAEKASEYILNFA, from the coding sequence ATGGGAAAGGCTAGAGAAAGAGTTTTTGAGGAAAGAAAAGAGTTAGTGGATACTATTATTAGAGATTTAGAAAATGGAGAAAAGACTTTTTGGCAGAAAGGGTGGTTAACAGCTAAGCCTATAAATCCGACCAATGGTGTTTCTTATAGAGGAATTAACTTAATAAAGTTATATATGGCGGCTGAAAGAATGGGCTTTAAAGATAATCGTTGGTTAACTTATAAACAGGCAGAATCTAAAAAATGGAAAGTAAGAAAAGGTGCTAAATCCACAAAGTTGGAATTTTGGAAATGGGATATTACAAAAAAAATAAAAGATGAGAATGGAAAAGAAAAAGAAATAATAGAAGAATTAAAAAGCCCTATAGTGTCGTATTTCAATGTATTTAATGCTGAACAAATTGAGAATATCCCTGAAAATACATCAAGTAATGAAATATTTAGAAATAATGTGTTAGCAGAAAAACTTATAAATAATTCAGAAGCAAAAATAAATTATGCCTTTACAGATAATGCCTATTATACAAGATATGAAGATAAAATAGTTATGCCAAACAGGGAATATTTTAAAACAGAAGATGATTTTTATTCCGTAATATTTCATGAAATGGCACATAGTACAGGACATGAAAGTAGACTGAACAGAGAAAAGCATAAAAGACAATTTGATAAAAAATATGCCAAAGAGGAATTAATCGCAGAAATTACATCAATGTTTTTACAATTAGAATTAGGAATTGAAATAAATAACAATAAGAATCACTTTGAAAATCATAAGGCATATATAAAGCACTATATTGAGTTATTAAAAGAAACGCCGAGTATATTATTTAGTATTATCAGGGAAGCAGAAAAAGCAAGCGAGTATATATTAAATTTTGCGTAA